The region CCGCTCGCCGCGTACGCCGCCGTCCGCTACGACCGCACCCGCGTCGTCGCGCTGGGGGCCTTCCTCTGGGCGGCCGCCAccttcctcgtcgccgtctccgACAACTTCGCGCAGGTCTGTGCCGCCCGCCTCATCCCCCCGGGATATTTCGATTTCTTCTTTGGTTGCTACCAAATTTTACTGTGGTTTTCTTTATCCCGCCTAAGGTCGATGTCTTGAAGATTTGACCAGTTCAGTTCAGAACTCCAGATCGCATTTCGAATCTAAGGACGAACACATTTTGTAAATTTCCGATTCAATGGTCTCAGCTGGTCTTGTTAGTAGATTATTCAACATGAGAGGAATTAACCGTGCTATTCTATGTTTCTGTGGTAGAAATGCATCCCTGTATTGGCCAAATGTAATGGCGGATTATACAATGCAGACATATATTTCAAATCCAACTGTAATGATTTCCTGCtcgttatatttttcttgttatgTTAGCATATGCGATCTGATATTAGAATAGCCTGGTTGAGCCAGTAGCGTTTTTGAGTTATAGCGTTGGTGAAATGATGACTAGAAAACTATTGCATATACAGAATTAAGAGTTGGTATGATCTTATCTTACTGAGTGTTAACTATTTTTATGTAGGTAGCTGTAGCAAGAGGAATGAATGGTATTGGGCTAGCACTTGTAACCCCTGCTATTCAATCTTTGGTGGCAGACTATAGTGATGACAATTCGCGGGGATCAGCATTTGGATGGCTACAGCTTACTGGAAATTTTGGATCTCTAATTGGAGGGTTGTTCTCCATCATGCTAGCATCAACTACATTCATGGGTATTGCTGGTTGGCGCATTGCATTTCATGTTGTTGCTCTCATCAGTGTCGCGGTTGGTATATTGGTTCGCCTATTTGCAGTAGATCCTCATCATGTCaattttggaaacaaaaaGCAGCATGTCCGCAAGTCTGCTTGGAGAGAAGTAAAGGATTTGGTGATGGAAGCTAAGGCTGTTGTCGGAATACCATCATTTCAAATCATTGTAGCACAGGGCATTACAGGTTCATTTCCATGGTCTGCCTTATCATTTGCTCCAATGTGGCTGGAGTTGATGGGCTTTTCACACAAGGGAACTGGAATTCTCATGATCACAGCTGCAGTAGCAAGCTCGCTTGGAGGACTGTTTGGTGGGAAAATGGGGGATTATCTTGCTAACCTCTATCCCAATTTTGGTAGAATAGTCATATCTCAGATAAGCTCTGCTTCTGCGATTCCACTTGCGGCTCTTTTACTACTAGGCTTGCCTGAAGACCCGTCTACCGGTTTCTTGCATGGTTCTGTCATGTTCATTGTAGGATTTTTCATCTCCTGGAATGCTCCTGCTACTAACAAGTAAGTTGCTTTCTTTGATGTTGCAAGATTCTGTCGAACAAATcttatactttattttaatatttttaaagtaaagtTTTGTGCAATTGTAATCCATATTAGAATTTTGGAAAAATAGTAGTTCTTGTCCAGGGTAAAATATAGTCTTGAGACAGGAAACTAAAGATATCTTAAAAATGTATGGCCCTTTCGCAAGATATCTTACTAAAGATATCTGACAAAATATAGTGTTATGGATGATGCACCGGCCCTTTCATATGGCCCTTTCATACGCCACacaagttctttttttaaaggaTCACATTATATGGCATGACAATAATAGCAGTAAACTTCCAAATTCCTACCGATTTCATTATAGGTGGTTGCGATTATTACTGATTCATTTTGCCTGTAGCCCTATATTTGCAGAGATCGTTCCCGAGAGATCAAGGACAAGTATTTATGCGCTCGATCGTTCCTTCGAATCTTTGTTTGCATCATTGGCTCCACCAGTTGTTGGGTATCTAGCAGAGCATGCATACGGCTACAACTCAATCACTTACGGAGTTGGCGTAACCGGTGTTGACAGCGACAAGGAAAATGCTGCTGCCCTAGCCAAGGCTCTTTACACAGCAATAGCCATCCCGATGCTACTCTGCTGCTTCATCTACTCCCTGTTGTACAAAACATATCCTCGAGACAGGGAGAGGGCAAGAATGGATGTGCTGATAACGTCAGAGCTGCAGCAGATTGAACTGGAAAGATCCCAGAGGGCCAGTGATTATTACAATGGGGAAGGCGTGTCGGTGATTGACATCGAGTATGGGGAGGAAGAGTTGGATGCTGAAGATGATGAGAAAACATTAATGAGCTACGGAATTGAACAAAGTGCGGCTGGCCAGATGACCAAGACGTGAGACTACATCACTACAGGCAACAATGTGATTCAACAGATCTTCAGGTCTGCTTCATACTCTACAGGGTAACCATAccagcaatttttttttctacagaaATCTATATCAGCATTACTTGATTCTTTAAAGATGTATAGCTTCCTCAACAGCTAACATATATAGGACAGAATGTTGATTAGTTCGTTTTAGGCAAAATATGACTGACCCTACTGATGAACAAGGTTTTCGTGGGGGCAGAAGGACACTCTAGGTTGAAAATGGCATTGGATCTTTAGTCATCCTAGTTTTATTGTCTATTGTTTTGACCGTTTGAGCCTATAATTTGATGGAATCGTACACCTGTTTTGTAAAATTCATAGTAAAATTTACTGATAAGACTTCAGTGTTCATTAATTGTTCAAGCCCGTCTAGCTCAGTCGGTAGAGCGCAAGGCTCTTAACCTTGTGGTCGTGGGTTCGAGCCCCACGGTGGGCGCGTGTTCTCCTTTTTATTGAGTGGACGATAATCTATGCGATGATATGGTTTTGCACCATAGTTTTTTGCAACTAATACTTTGCCTTGATTGCCATGGCCCATGGAAGGTTTTCTCAAGTAAGATAAAACATCATAGACAGCCGGTGATAATTACAATGAGGAAAATGTCTCAGAGATCGATATCGAGTGTGAAGAACGCTTGGATGCTGAGGATGATGacaaaacattaattaatGCACTCTGAAATTAAACAGATCACAGGCTTTCACAGCTCCCAAATGAACTAGACATGAGGTTACAGGCCAGCAATGCGATTTATCACGTCTCCAGGTCTGTGCTCATACCTACAGTAACCACAGcagtgttttaaaaaaaaaaataaaagaaatctcTGGAAgtatttttggttttgaagGTGCGTAGTTTTCTTCAACAGCTAATTATGTTTGGGACCTTAGCTAATTATGTACAGAAAGAGTTTTGATTAATTGGTTTTATGTTTGGGACCTTAGTGATTGGCAAGATTTGCAAGAGCACTGCTAGCTATATTTTTTCCTCGACAAATTTGCAAGGGCATAGCATAACTACTAATGTGTTGCtataccaaaaaaaactgcTCTAGCGACTGATTTGTTGCCAGAAACGATGACCAGCAATCGGGGTTAAGGGAAAATTGACAAGGAGTCCATGAAAGAAtttccagcagcagcaagcaatgTTCACGAATGTGGTCTCAAGAATGAACCAGGAGAGGAATAAACTAGGGCTCAGGAAGACGGCTGGGACACTTTCTCAATACCAACAGATaactcaaaattaatattccctctgattttttttaagccgttaactttttaatctatgtttaacccttcgttttattaaaaaaattatataattattgacttttttattatgatttgatttattgctaaagtactttaagtatgatttataattttatatatttggataaaaattttgaataaaacaaagagtcaaacgtaaatcaaaaagtcaacggcgtcaaataaaaaaccagagagagtaataataaaaacatcCTATAATGCGATATGAAGAATATTATGATTACTACTGATAACCATAAACCATCAGGAGTCTGATCAAACAGGATACGCACAATGAAGAACTGACAAAAACATACTCAAGTCAAATAAGCCCAATTGGTGGCGAGAGATTCATCACAAGTTGACAGCATGAGCATTGCGTGATCAACCCCAAAGTACTTAGAGATGGATCAAACTACAGTCAGCTAGTTGAGTCCCCCAAAAGAATCTAGTCAGCACACTAAGGCTGAGGCCTGATGGATTTGGATGAAGTTAACATCTCACATTAGAGTAATCGATCACAGTACAATGGTCCTAAGGCAACTACTAAGTAATTATCGCGAGACTGCAAAGTAGTAACACACCTTCACTTCAATCCCAAGGGAACAGCCATGTTGCAGGGCTCATCTCATGCTTCCAGGCCATCGGTACAGCGGATGTGACCTCGCCGCCCCTCATGTCGTAGACACCGACAGAAGTGATCTCCTCCTCATAGGCATACTCCTTGCCATTCTCCAGAACATCGTCCAAGAAGAAGATTTGGTCGGCCGGCATCCCATACTGAGACGCCGGCACAACCCTGGAGCATGGCCGTCCGAGGAAAACCATCTGGTCATCCCCCAGGGTTGTCGCGTTCACCCACCGTGAGTGCTCCAGATCAGCCGTGAACACCTCAAACTCGCTCTGTCCAGCCACAAGGGTCTTGCCTGCCACTCTGCAGCAAATCTTCCTGCGTACCATCATCAACGCGCCACGTGATTCGACGAGGTAGACCTTCTTCTTGTCCGTAGTGACACCATCTGGGATCTGAGTTGGGTACCAGGAGGGATTGCCCTTGATGACCTTCCCAATTCGGGAGATCTGTGGATCACCGGTGCCTGGGTCTTGGCTGAtgtcgacgacgaggaggttCTCATCATCAGCAAGAACGCACAGCTTCCCCTGATAGAATGCCATATCTTCAAACAGCCTGCACTTGTCATAAGCTCGTACCGACCATGACGAAGCCCCTGGCTGGCACACCAGAATCTGACTCGTGCGTCCAGCATTGGCTAGTGTGCTGCCGACGAACGCAGCGGCCAGGTTTGGCGAGCACAAGAGTAGCTTGTTTATGGCCATCTTCTCTGAGCTCCTGATATGCATCCAGGTAGTGTGAGGGTAGAACATGTCTACATGTGCATCCTGCCCTGCAACCGCAACCTTCACGTATCTAGCAACTGCATTTGGGGGTCGGAGCCGGACACGAGACAGGGCAGGGAGCGtcacggtggcgccggcgaaggGGTCGACCAAGAAGCAGCCGTcgtcgagcgggaagacgAGCCAGCGGCCACAGGCGGCGGTCTTGTAGCCAGCGCAGCCGGAACGAGGGAAGCGGAAGGCCTTGCCGTAGGGGAGGCTGTAAAATGCCCCGTCCGGGAGcgccagcagcggcagcggcgggtgcaggggggcgacggcgcgccACTGCGGGCACACGGCGGCGAAGCGGGCTCGGTCCACCTGGGCCGCGAGGAAGCGGAGCACCTGGACGGCCAGGTCCTGCGGGATGTCCGCCCACGACGGCGGCTGCCTCTGCGTGgcgcgcgtcgccgcctccgccatggTGCGCCCGCCGAGCCGTCAAACCTTCGCATAGAAAAGAGACACCGAGACATCACGCGGGGGCGTTGGGATGCAAAGAAACCCCGAGGCGAGACGGCGCCCAGCGCGAACCCGTGCGAGGGGGCAATACGTCGAACACCTCGCGTGCACCGGCAACGCCACTGCACAAGCTGAGGCTCCTGCTCGGCAAATGGGGGAAATTTTCAGATTGGGGGAAAACCAAACCCCATGGGTGGATCCCTGGTTTCCACACCCAATGCCTCACTCTCGATCCCTGGTTTGTTTCGATaatgcaaattaaaaataactgGAAATTGCTAGAATATACTCAACGATTCCAAAAACAAtacatgattttcttttgaaaaaaaaagatcacatAGAATCAAATTGAGGGATGAGATGAGAGCGAGGATGCAAAGGCGGAGG is a window of Oryza brachyantha chromosome 8, ObraRS2, whole genome shotgun sequence DNA encoding:
- the LOC102702208 gene encoding hexuronate transporter, which produces MGEAARRTLLLVNLASIMERADEALLPAVYREVGEALHATPAGLGALTLCRSSVQAACYPLAAYAAVRYDRTRVVALGAFLWAAATFLVAVSDNFAQVAVARGMNGIGLALVTPAIQSLVADYSDDNSRGSAFGWLQLTGNFGSLIGGLFSIMLASTTFMGIAGWRIAFHVVALISVAVGILVRLFAVDPHHVNFGNKKQHVRKSAWREVKDLVMEAKAVVGIPSFQIIVAQGITGSFPWSALSFAPMWLELMGFSHKGTGILMITAAVASSLGGLFGGKMGDYLANLYPNFGRIVISQISSASAIPLAALLLLGLPEDPSTGFLHGSVMFIVGFFISWNAPATNNPIFAEIVPERSRTSIYALDRSFESLFASLAPPVVGYLAEHAYGYNSITYGVGVTGVDSDKENAAALAKALYTAIAIPMLLCCFIYSLLYKTYPRDRERARMDVLITSELQQIELERSQRASDYYNGEGVSVIDIEYGEEELDAEDDEKTLMSYGIEQSAAGQMTKT
- the LOC102715966 gene encoding uncharacterized protein LOC102715966; the encoded protein is MAEAATRATQRQPPSWADIPQDLAVQVLRFLAAQVDRARFAAVCPQWRAVAPLHPPLPLLALPDGAFYSLPYGKAFRFPRSGCAGYKTAACGRWLVFPLDDGCFLVDPFAGATVTLPALSRVRLRPPNAVARYVKVAVAGQDAHVDMFYPHTTWMHIRSSEKMAINKLLLCSPNLAAAFVGSTLANAGRTSQILVCQPGASSWSVRAYDKCRLFEDMAFYQGKLCVLADDENLLVVDISQDPGTGDPQISRIGKVIKGNPSWYPTQIPDGVTTDKKKVYLVESRGALMMVRRKICCRVAGKTLVAGQSEFEVFTADLEHSRWVNATTLGDDQMVFLGRPCSRVVPASQYGMPADQIFFLDDVLENGKEYAYEEEITSVGVYDMRGGEVTSAVPMAWKHEMSPATWLFPWD